The following proteins are encoded in a genomic region of Arachis ipaensis cultivar K30076 chromosome B02, Araip1.1, whole genome shotgun sequence:
- the LOC107627486 gene encoding uncharacterized protein LOC107627486, with amino-acid sequence MTGLDLILGLDWLSKNHVLLDCSAKTVCFMPEDIEGPVVVKNYYLNSMIVICSRAECQEILLLAAGVSGDIQSLEQIPVVCEFAKVFPDDIEEFLPNREVEFAIELVPGAGPISSAPYRMSPLEMAKLKSQLEDLLGKNFIRPSVSP; translated from the coding sequence atgactggtcttgatctcattctgggattggactggttatccaaGAACCATGTTCTACTCGATTGCTCTGCAAAAACAGTGTGTTTTATGCCTGAAGACATAGAAGGGCCAGTTGTGGTGAAAAACTACTACCTGAATTCCATGATAGTGATCTGTTCTAGGGCCGAATGTCAGGAGATATTGTTGTTAGctgcgggtgtttcgggtgatatTCAAAGCTTGGAGCAAATCCCGGTTGTGTGTGAGTTTGCAAAGGTGTTTCctgatgatattgaggaatttttACCTAACCGAGAAGTTGAGTTTGCCATTGAGTTAGTACCTGGGGCCGGACCAATCtcgagtgctccttataggatgtcacctctAGAAATGGCCAAATTGAAGTCTCAACTGGAGGATCTATTGGGAAAGAACTTTATTCGACCGAGTGTTTCTCCGTGA
- the LOC107627485 gene encoding uncharacterized protein LOC107627485 has translation MEIRVFSELVNKSKVPEECVRKPAVEKGNMRMPFQRTTGRNFAPRGGQFKRGGFVPQNNQGQGNFRRPNTNVNQGKRQGKQPQQDLSCHSCPEKKRYETGRVQQPRRVYTTSSVGAEGLETLIRGNCEMAGKTLNALFDSGATHSFIEFEKADELGLRIVVLGYDLKVYHATHEAMVTRLGCPQVSFQIQQRTSCIT, from the exons ATGGAGATTCGGGTGTTCTCAGAACTTGTGAATAAGAGCAAGGTACCTGAGGAGTGTGTTAGAAAGCCTGCAGTAGAAAAAGGGAATATGAGGATGCCATTCCAGAGGACCACAGGGAGGAATTTTGCACCTAGGGGCGGACAGTTTAAGCGTGGTGGCTTTGTCCCTCAGAATAACCAGGGACAAGGCAACTTCAGGAGGCCTAATACCAATGTTAATCAGGGAAAAAGACAAGGGAAGCAGCCACAACAGGATTTGAGTTGCCACAG CTGCCCAGAGAAGAAGAGGTATGAGACAGGCAGAGTGCAGCAACCAAGGAGAGTATACACTACTTCTTCGGTAGGCGCTGAGGGGTTAGAGACGCTGATTAGAGGTAACTGTGAGATGGCTGGTAAAACTTTGAATGCTTTGTTTGATTCCGGAGCTACACATtcatttattgaatttgagaaggCTGATGAGTTAGGATTGAGAATAGTAGTCCTGGGGTATGATTTAAAGGTGTATCATGCCACCCACGAGGCTATGGTGACTAGGTTAGGGTGCCCTCAAGTTTCTTTTCAAATACAACAGCGTACTTCGTGCATAACTTGA
- the LOC107627484 gene encoding uncharacterized protein LOC107627484, protein MSTHGRERGRGRGRIGNAMPEASGNTPNPVDFMAALGNMAAVMQATAEALGNQINNGNNGNNGDNGPMSLSSFLKVHPPTFKGTSNPTDADNWIQAIERALQAQQWVEFGTYQLHDEAHHLWQGMRRILQPDGVVISWELFREEFYKKYFPNSVRNAKELELLQLKQGQMTITEYTSKFEELCHFSRICQGAPEDFAE, encoded by the exons atgtcgactcaCGGACGCGAACGCGGGCGAGGTAGAGGCAGAATAGGCAATGCTATGCCTGAAGCATCAGGGAATACTCCCAACCCTGTAGACTTCATGGCTGCTTTAGGTAATATGGCAGCAGTAATGCAAGCGACAGCTGAAGCCTTGGGAAACCAAATAAATAATGGAAATAATGGCAATAATGGTGATAATGGTCCTATGTCACTTTCTTCCTTCCTGAAGGTTCACCCTCCGACCTTCAAAGGAACCTCGAATCCTACCGATGCAGACAATTGGATACAAGCTATTGAGCGGGCATTACAGGCTCAGCAG TGGGTTGAGTTTGGAACCTATCAGCTGCACGATGAAGCTCATCATTTGTGGCAGGGCATGAGGCGTATTTTACAGCCTGATGGGGTTGTGATTTCTTGGGAGTTGTTTCGAGAAGAattctataaaaaatattttcccAACTCAGTTAGAAATGCCAAGGAACTTGAACTGCTTCAGCTGAAACAGGGCCAGATGACCATTACAGAGTACACAAGCAAATTTGAGGAACTGTGCCACTTTTCACGCATCTGTCAGGGAGCTCCTGAGGACTTTGCTGAGTGA